The Bacillus sp. Y1 genome includes the window CATGTTCGATTGGACGACATAAATAAGGAGTCGCAAAGGTATTATCGATTACTAGCGGAATACCTGAATCATGTGCAATCTTTGCGACCTTTTCTATATCCAAAATTCGCAAGCTTGGGTTTCCAATGGTCTCTGCAAATACCGCCTTTGTTTTCTCTGTAATAGCTTGTTTAAAGTTTTCTGGATTAGTTGAATCCACAAACTTCACTTGAATCCCATATTTAGGTAGTGTTACGGCAAAGAGATTATATGTACCTCCATATAGATTCGAAGCCGCAACGATTTCATCCCCTGCTTCAGCCAAGTTAAGAATAGCCAGTGTAATCGCTGCCATTCCACTCGATACAGCAAGTGCCCCGATTCCACCTTCTAAAAGGGCCACTCTTTCTTCAAATACAGTAGTAGTTGGATTATGAATACGTGTATAAATATATCCCGGCTCAGCTAGTGCAAAAAGATTAGCAGCATGCTCTGTATTTTTAAACTGATAAGCATTGTTTTGATAAATTGGTACCGCTCTTGCTCCTGTAACAGGATCTGGGCTTAATCCACCATGTACACCAAGGGTTTCTAACCGATACTTCTTTTGTTCTGTCATTTCATTCCCTCCCAAAAACAATTTTTATTGTAAAAACCCCTCATCCTAAGAAGAGGGGGTAGTAGCGTCTCTCCTTATCTTCCAGAGTTTCCTCTGCTGGATTTAGCACCATGTTTTACACCGGTTGCCGGGCATCAAAGGGCCAGTCCCTCCACCACTCTTGATAAGAATTTTTATTAATCACGTAGATGATGGTATCATGGGTAAAATTGGTAAGTCAATAATAATTGCGAAAGTTCTGAAAAATTTCAAATATTATTCACATGCTTATATGGCTTTACTAAAAAGAACAAGGTTTCTAAGTATAAAGCTGTTCTAAATGTTGCTTGTAAGGAAATTAAATTCGATAAAGTTGCTTGTCTTAGTTTGATCTCCCCGCAAAGCAAGGATATTATATGTTCCTTCCGTCCCTGGAGATGTGCGTCAATATGATGATGAACATTTTTGAATAAAAGTTCAACGTTCCCTTTATTTATATGGATAAAGAAGGCCTCATCTTCTGATCTAATACAAATAACGACTGGTGCCTTCTTTAAAAAAGGCAGTAAATGACTTCGGTTATTCCATTCATTCACTGTTCTTTGTAACTGAACAAGCATCGGTCTCCCCCTCTAAATATACGATTACATATATATTCCACTCTGAGAGAAGCCTTACCTTTAATATCTTTTCGACAAATTTTCGGGGCGTTTGTCAGGGGTACTTAACAAGCTTTGTATCGAATGCTGTAGTTAGAGTTCATTTCCCGAGAAATATGTCAACTTTTTGAACGAAATTACTTTTACTGTCGAAGGGATCTGGGAATCCACAAATAAAAAAATCAGACAAGTACCGTCTGATTCCTAAAAAGATCTTAAACTTTCATATAAAAATGGTACCGATTGAAAAGCATAAATTTTCTTAACAAGTTCATTGTTTCTTATAACTAGCAAACAGGGAACCGACTCAATTGAATATTGCTCAGCTAATGCCGGTACAAAATTCAGATCTGCCTTTAACCAGTTATGGTGTGGCAAAAGCTCTTCAACGACCGAGAGCATTTTCCCTGCTACTTGGCATGTACCACATAATGGTGTGTACAAGTAGAGAAATTTTGTTTCCTCAGCCGAGTGGAGCCGTTCCCTGTTATTATCAAGCAATTCTTGCATGTTGTTACCCCTTCTTACACTTTGTCTAAAAATTGCGTAAAGACGTCGATGTTTGCCCCGAGCAGTACAGTAGCTAAATGATGTTCTGGTGCAGTAGCGACCTCCCTGTAAGTTCGATCGATGTATAAATGGTCTGCTTCAGGAAATTCCCGTTTAAAAAGTCTTCGAAGCTTTTCTCCAGCTTCATCAGCATCAACAAGGATATAGACATCCTTTCCAAACAAATCATCAATAATTTCATCGAGCTTCGAAAGAGATATCGTTCCATTCGTACAAATAATGTCTACAGGCTCCTTAATAACCTTTTGCACCTTCTTTTTGTCTGACGTACCTTCCACAATAATTACTTTTTCAGGTCTCATTTCAGTCATATGCATCACCTGTGAACATGTTGTATTTTCTTTACTTTATTCATTATTCTCGAAAGAGGTGTACAATTCCTCTAACTATTTACGATTATAAAAAAATAAACAGCGGAAAAAAACCGCTGCCCTTAGATTAACACCATCCACCTTCGTCACAATCGGTATATCTTGGTTCGTCACTGGATGGAGTGGATACAAGCTGAAAAATCTTCTCTCCAGCGCTTTCAAAATGATGCTCAAGCTGCATATCACTTCCACTCGGTAAAGTTACCTTTCCGATTTTCTCGTTTTCTAGATAAAGCACAATTTCACCATTTTGAAGCTTTCCGACAACACGGTCTGTAATATCTAATTTACCTTGCTGCAAAGTCATGTTGTTGCCATCCCTTTCTTTTCTGTTATACGTCTAGCATGCCCATGTTTGCTAGAAAAAAAAGAGACAATAAAAGACACCTAAAAAGGTGCCTTTTGTATTAGTCTTCGTTAATCATTTCTTCGTATTGCTCAGCTGTCATTAAGTTATCCACTTCACTAGCGTCAGTTGGCTCAACAACAATCATCCAAGCTTTTTCGTATGGTGACTCATTAACAAACTCTGGGCTGTCGTTTAAGTCTTCGTTTACTTCTACTACTTTTCCGCTTACTGGAGCGTAAAGTTCAGAAACTGTTTTAACAGATTCAACGCTACCGAATGGCTCATCAGCAGTTACTGTGTCACCTACTTCTGGAAGTTCAACAAACACGATGTCACCAAGCTCCGATTGAGCGAAATGTGTAATACCGATACGAACGGTATTTCCTTCTGTTTTTACCCATTCATGTTCTTCAGAATAACGTAGATCCTTTGGTGTACTCACGATAAAACCCCTCCATATTATGTATTAATTGTTGGTTACTCTGTAAGCCATACTTTTTCATAGTCTGCTTCCTTAAAGCCAAGCGTTACTTTCTCTCCATCTGTTAGCAATGGGCGCTTGATTAACATTCCGTCCGAGGCAAGAAGCTCAAGAAGCTCGTCCTCTGAAGATGTTGCAATTTTATCTTTCACACCAAGCTCACGATATTTTTGTCCGCTCGTGTTGAAGAATTTTTTCAGCTCAAGTCCACTTGCTTTATAGAAGGATTCAAGTTCCGCTTTTGAAGGAGGCTGCTCTACGATATGTACCTCTTGATACTCAATATTGTGAGAATCCAGCCATTTTTTCGCGTTTCGACAGGTTCCACATTTCGGATACCAATAGAAGGTCAATGCCATGTTACCACCATCCTTTTACACTTTCAATTGCATATTAACATAATTAGGTACAAATTCATAACTTTGACTACGAAATTTTCGGGGAATTTTCACGTTTGCAAACGAATCCCCCCTTCATCTATTTAAAGGGGGGATTTACTGTAGTTATAGGACAAATTTTTCTGCTTCGATTAGTTTTTCTGATGCTTCGCGCTTTTTCGCAATGACATTGATTGGTGTGTGTCTTGTAAATTTGCGAAGGGCGGAGATCATCATGCGCAGTGCGTCACCTGTTTCTGTTGCGACAAGTGTTTCTTTTGCATGCTGCTCGATTTCGTTGAACGCTTCTTGACAGAAGATTTGTGTGTATAAAAGCTTTTGCTTGCTCTTTTCTTCCCCGTCCTTGACGATTGCTTTTTCTGTTCGTAGAACCACTGATTCCATCGCATAAGCATTAGATACGATATCGGCAATGTTCACTAAGATTTCCTGCTC containing:
- a CDS encoding thioredoxin family protein, with the translated sequence MQELLDNNRERLHSAEETKFLYLYTPLCGTCQVAGKMLSVVEELLPHHNWLKADLNFVPALAEQYSIESVPCLLVIRNNELVKKIYAFQSVPFLYESLRSF
- a CDS encoding toprim domain-containing protein, coding for MTEMRPEKVIIVEGTSDKKKVQKVIKEPVDIICTNGTISLSKLDEIIDDLFGKDVYILVDADEAGEKLRRLFKREFPEADHLYIDRTYREVATAPEHHLATVLLGANIDVFTQFLDKV
- a CDS encoding YusG family protein, encoding MTLQQGKLDITDRVVGKLQNGEIVLYLENEKIGKVTLPSGSDMQLEHHFESAGEKIFQLVSTPSSDEPRYTDCDEGGWC
- the gcvH gene encoding glycine cleavage system protein GcvH, coding for MSTPKDLRYSEEHEWVKTEGNTVRIGITHFAQSELGDIVFVELPEVGDTVTADEPFGSVESVKTVSELYAPVSGKVVEVNEDLNDSPEFVNESPYEKAWMIVVEPTDASEVDNLMTAEQYEEMINED
- a CDS encoding arsenate reductase family protein — encoded protein: MALTFYWYPKCGTCRNAKKWLDSHNIEYQEVHIVEQPPSKAELESFYKASGLELKKFFNTSGQKYRELGVKDKIATSSEDELLELLASDGMLIKRPLLTDGEKVTLGFKEADYEKVWLTE